The sequence GGCTAATAATAGTGGCCCCCACCGCCACGCCACCGAGGTAATAAGCATGCTCTAAGTGACCAATAACTATGGTGTCGACCAAACCTAAAAGCGGCACCGTAATATTGGACAGCACCATAGGCAGCGCCAACACAAACACCTGACGGTGGCGAGCGGCACTAAAAAAAGAGGGAGGCATAATTGATTCTTACTTAAAAACGGTGAAGGGCAGGATCTGTGCACCAGAACCTGCTACGCAGCTTTTCGCGGCTAAAGCACGCGACTACATACGTGTAATATGTAGCTATGTCTTACGCTAACCGCGCCAGCGGGCTAGGATGCTGGAAAAGTTTTTCACTAGCTCAGGGCCATCCACTAACGGCATTTCCGTTTCTTCATCAAAGTCGGGACGAAACGAGGCATGCAGCTCACCCTTAGGATTCACCAAGGCGATGGACGCGGAATGATCCACTAAGTAGTTAGCGTCTTCTCGGTCAAAAATGCCATAAATTAATCCCAGTTGCTGCACCGCAGGCATCAGTTGCTCATGGTCGGCGGTCACGGCAATAAAGTTGGGATTAAAATACTCGGTATAGGCTTTTAGCCGCTCAGGCGTATCTCGCGCCGGATCCGCCGATACGAAAACTACCTGCACCTTATCGCTCAGCGCAGTGAGTTCAGGATAAATGCGCGATAAGTCCGATAAGGTAGTGGGGCAAATATCAGGGCAAAAAGTATAACCAACAAATACTAAGCTCCAATGGTCGGCAAAATTTTGTTCGGTAAAAGGCTCGTCGTCACCGTCAGTTAAGGTAAAAGTCGTTAGCGGGCGCGCTTGGGGGTACACCACCACTGCACCCGTTAGGCTGTTTTTTTTATCTGCATACCAAGCGCCGCCACTTAGAGTGCCGATCAACAGCACAACCATTGCCATTACCCATATCCATCGATTTGTTTTAGCCATAATTTATCCAGTGATCCGCCAATATCAGCACAAAGAGCCACATCAGGTGACTAATTGAAAAGTGGAAGCAGTGTAATGCGGTTTGAGCAGAAGGTCTAAACTTCAGCCGCCACGCCCATTGCATAAAGCGTAAGTTCAGCAAGCTGGCACCCACCAGATACAGCAGCCCCGACATGCCCACTATCCAAGGCAGTACGCAAACCAAGGTTAACAGTAAGGTATAAAGCAGCACGCAGGTTTTAGTGAATTCAATACCATGGGTTACTGGCAACATAGGCACACCGGCTTTGGCATAATCGTCACGCCTATGAATAGCCAGCGCCCAAAAATGCGGCGGTGTCCAGACGAAGATAATCATCACCAATAGCAAGGCATGACCGTGAAACTCACCGGTAATGGCCGTCCAACCGAGCAAGGGCGGCATGGCCCCCGCCAGTCCGCCGATCACAATGTTCTGCGGCGTGGCCCGCTTTAACCAGACCGTATATACCACCGCATAACCCAGCAAAGAGGCCAAGGTAAGCCAAGCGGTCAGCGCATTTACCCACACCAATAAAATCGCCAAGCCAGCAGCTGACAAACTCAGCGCAAAGACCAAGGCCGCACTGCTACTCACTCGCCCTTGAGCAACGGGTCTATGGTAGGTGCGCGCCATTTGAATATCGATACGCCTATCTAATACATGATTAATCGCCGCCGCCCCGCCGGCCATTAAACCGATACCAAGCGTGGCCACCGCCACCTGCAGCAAGCTCGGCACTATTTCGGTTAAATACATGCCCACTACTGCGGTGAGCAAGATAAGCGCCACTACCTTAGGCTTAGTCAGTGCCCAATAGTCCGCCCAATGTGCTGGCTTGTGAGTGGCACTCACTGTTTTGTTGATGCCACTGGTTTGGTCGGTGCCCACTACTGCTTTATTGCTGATAGATGCCGTGTTTCTCGCCATATAGCCTCCCTTGCTCGGCAGAGCCGCTCACCGGTCCCGGTGACCATTAATAATAAAAAAGCCGCGCCTGCGTTATGCGCCACTGCCAGCGGCAAAGGTAAATGCCACCAAACATTGGCGACACCTAACGTCAACTGCACCAAGACTGCCAGCGCCAACCAAGCACTCCAGAGTTGCAGCTCACGCACTTGGTAACATCGCCACGCTAGTGTAAATAGCACCACCGCCGTTACCATGGCCCACAACCGATGAGCCACATGAATGGTGATCCGCTCATCGCTACTTAGCACCCCGTATTGATAGCTGGCGGCAGGCATACCATGAGGATGAAAGGCACTCCACTGCCACTGACTTAACCAGTCTCCTTGGCATACGGGTAACTCCACACAAGCCAACGCCGCATAGTTGGCGGCCGTCCAACCACCAAGTGCGATTTGTATTATTAGCACCAGCAAGGCCACCCACCACAGCGCCAGCAACTGCCGAGCATATTGTGGATGAGAGCGCTGCTGAGATTGTTGCTGAGAGTGCTGGCGAGGGTGTTGCAGAGAGTGCCGGCGAGAATATTGAAGAGTGTGTAAGCGAGAACGGGGCTCGCCGTCTTGGGCTGCTCGTGAGCGCGCACGGAGTAATAATAAAAACAACAGCGCCAAAATACTAAAGCCGCCCAACAAGTGACCGAGCACAATAAAGGGCAGTAAGTTAAGGGTCACGGTCAACATGCCTAAGGTGGCTTGCACAATAACCAAAGCGAGCAATAACCAAGCACCAATGCGATAAGCGCGATGGCGGGCTCGCAACGAGCACAACGCCAGCACTAAAATAATCATGCCTAAGCTACCCGCCGCATAACGATGCAGCATTTCATTACCGGCTTTGGCCAGATCAAGCGGCTTATCCGGAAAGCGACTTGCTGCCAGTTGCTGCTCAAAGGCGGTATCGGGAACATAATTAAAACCATAACAGCCCGGCCAGTCTGGACAGCCTAGGCCCGCATCGGTTAAACGCGTGTAGGCGCCCAGCAACACCACC comes from Oceanisphaera profunda and encodes:
- a CDS encoding SCO family protein, translated to MAMVVLLIGTLSGGAWYADKKNSLTGAVVVYPQARPLTTFTLTDGDDEPFTEQNFADHWSLVFVGYTFCPDICPTTLSDLSRIYPELTALSDKVQVVFVSADPARDTPERLKAYTEYFNPNFIAVTADHEQLMPAVQQLGLIYGIFDREDANYLVDHSASIALVNPKGELHASFRPDFDEETEMPLVDGPELVKNFSSILARWRG
- the cyoE gene encoding heme o synthase, whose product is MARNTASISNKAVVGTDQTSGINKTVSATHKPAHWADYWALTKPKVVALILLTAVVGMYLTEIVPSLLQVAVATLGIGLMAGGAAAINHVLDRRIDIQMARTYHRPVAQGRVSSSAALVFALSLSAAGLAILLVWVNALTAWLTLASLLGYAVVYTVWLKRATPQNIVIGGLAGAMPPLLGWTAITGEFHGHALLLVMIIFVWTPPHFWALAIHRRDDYAKAGVPMLPVTHGIEFTKTCVLLYTLLLTLVCVLPWIVGMSGLLYLVGASLLNLRFMQWAWRLKFRPSAQTALHCFHFSISHLMWLFVLILADHWINYG
- a CDS encoding COX15/CtaA family protein, producing MRQLCLFAFALTLLVVLLGAYTRLTDAGLGCPDWPGCYGFNYVPDTAFEQQLAASRFPDKPLDLAKAGNEMLHRYAAGSLGMIILVLALCSLRARHRAYRIGAWLLLALVIVQATLGMLTVTLNLLPFIVLGHLLGGFSILALLFLLLLRARSRAAQDGEPRSRLHTLQYSRRHSLQHPRQHSQQQSQQRSHPQYARQLLALWWVALLVLIIQIALGGWTAANYAALACVELPVCQGDWLSQWQWSAFHPHGMPAASYQYGVLSSDERITIHVAHRLWAMVTAVVLFTLAWRCYQVRELQLWSAWLALAVLVQLTLGVANVWWHLPLPLAVAHNAGAAFLLLMVTGTGERLCRAREAIWRETRHLSAIKQ